The genomic DNA ATCCTTTTTGATTATGACAATGAGAAAGCTCTTGATTGTCTTGACAACACTCTTTCAAGCAGTTTGCATTATGAATTTATCCGAATTGGATTTATGGAATCTGAAGATGAAACAACTGAAACTACGGAATAGCAAAACTCTTAAAATCTGACCAATTTTGATCGTTCTGAAATGTGTGAAACTGAAAAAGAGTTTCACCATTTTTCTGAAAATAGAACTCAACTATTTCTAAACTCGAACTTTCAACCTCATCGATATTTATTTCAATTTCAGAATCTGAATTTAGGTTTTTCAGGTTTTTATCTTCGATGAGGTGCGATTTTAAAATTTTTAAATCTTCTGAAAAAGAGCTTTTCAAAAAAATATTTTCACTCATGTTTTTCACACTCTCGTAAATTTTTGGCAAACTTGACAAAATAGTTGCAAAAATCATAATCGCAAAAATAGTCTCTAAAATTGAAAATGAGTTTCTCAAAATTTCTCCTTGCAAAATTATCCCGTATCTCTTTAATTTTTCCAAAGTGCTAAAATTTTAAAAAAGGAATGTTTCAGTGAAAATTGGTCTTAAACACACAAATTATCTAGCAAACAAAATTGTTGTTGAGTTAAATAAAAGCGGTTTAGTCTCTTTTAATAAAGGTCTTGAAAATGTTGTTGAAATCGCTCATGACATGATTGAATACAATATTAAAAATGAGAAAGCTCTTGAAGAACGAACTCGAGAAATAATTGAAGAGAAAAAAGATCAAGTTGATGATAATTTTATTGACGAACGAGAACTTTTTAAAATGGTAAAAAGACAACTCGCACCAGAGTATAATTTTTTATTAAATTATGAAGATAGATTCTCTGATTTAGCTCATACAATTTTAGGAGTGATGATGGATGAAGAGTCCATAATTTTTAAAGTTGAAAAAGTGAGAATCCAAAGTATTATTTTTGAGGCGATGCTGGATTATTTGGAGACTCGTTTTGATATTGAAGATACTGTTTATGAAAAATTGTCAAAATATAAGAAAAAAATCTATCCAGGAACTGATGAATATCAAATTGTTTTTGACAAACTTTATGAAGAAGAGTTACGGCGAAGCGGTGGAATGGCTTAAAAATGGCAAATTTTAAAACACACATGGTTGTTGGGGCTTCAGCCTCTGGAGTCTCATCAACACTTCTACTTTCGGGTGGAACTGTTTCAGGAAGTGAGGCATTTTTGCTTTTCACACTTGGGAGTCTCGCTTCACTTCTTCCCGATTTAGACTCAAAAACATCTGTCCCATTCAAAATCACCTCATCGCTACTTTCAGTTTTTTTAGCATTTTTTGTAATTTTCAGCAAACCAAACTATTCACTTTTTGAAATGGCAATTTTGTGGTTTGGAACTTTTTACGGCATTCGACATTTGGCAACTCCGCTATTTCTAAAAATGACATCTCACCGCGGAATTTTTCACTCAATTCCAATGGCACTACTGTTTGGATTAGTTGGCTCAATTGCGATGAAAAGCTTTTTTTGGACTGGAAACTCTATCGCACTTTGGAGCGGATTTTTTATCACTTTTGGATATTTAGTGCATTTGACACTTGACGAAATTTACAGTGTCGATTTGACAAATCACCGACTGAAAAAATCGTTTGGAACTGCTCTCTCAATTTGGAAAAAAGATAATGTTCTAGGCATGATTGCACTTTACAGTGCTGTAATTTTTTTAAGTGCGATGATAAATTTTGATCCAATTTTTCAAACTCTCGGAAACGAACATTTTTACATGGAGCTTTCAGAAAAACTATTTCCAAAAGGAACTTGGTTTGAAAATCTTTTTCATTTTTAAACTCCTTTCGGTTCTCCTTTTTGGGGAAATCTACATTTTAAGCTACAAAATTGTTACGGAAAAAAACAGAATTTTCACAGATTCTCTCTATTTATCAAAACCGATGAGAGCAAAAAAATATTCTGCGGTTTCAACAATTTCAGTAGATGGAAATCGGTGGGAAAGCGACCGTAAAATTATCAATAAAAATCGGGATGAAATCCTGAACTTTCTGTTTGCTGAAAATGGAATCTCAATTCGTGATTTTACAAAAAGTGGAAATCGTGGAGTCTCATCGAGAACAACTCTACTTTTACCCCCAATTCACATTTCTATTGAAAGAGGTATCGATGAGGTCTTTATCACTCTTTTAAAAAACTAGGTTTTTTAAGACAAAAAAAGTCAGGCAAAAATTTTAAAATATGCAAAAGGATATTTTTTGACCGAAAATGAACTAAAGGAATTTGTAGATTCGCTTTCTGAAAATGAACTACAAGAATTGAAAAATGAGATAGATAAAAGAGTTCGCAAAAACTATTTCAGAAAATTTTTCAATGCAACTTCCTTGCAAATGTTTCTATTTGTTGTGATTTTAGAATTTTTAATCGAAGTAATTGTTGAAATTCTTTTTGATTAGGTTTTTTAATGTGTGATTTAGGTGAAAATGAAAAAATACAAATTGGCGAAATCATTTGTCTTAGCGGAAAAATTGAGAACAAATTAAAAGTTTTAGCTCGGAGAAAATTTGGAGTCAGCTGTTTGAGAGTTTTTAAAATTTTTAATTTTACAAATCATGCTTCTTTTTCAAGTTGTATCGGTTCTCTTTTTGGATATTTGCCAATTCATCTCACTTCAGATTTACATAATTTTAAAAATGAGAGAAATCGAATCGCACATGGAAAATCATTTTCTGATTTAAGCAAAACTATTGAATTTGGAAATCAAATCTTTTCAGAACTTCTTGAAATCGAAAAAAGTGAAAAGAGTTTTAAAAGAAAAATAAATTTGTTTAATTTTTTTAGGCAAAATAATTTAGAGTAATTTAAAGGAGAAAAATGGATTTAAAGCATATTTTTAATGAAGTAAAAGAGAACAACGGAAATACTAAAATTCCTGCACAAGGTTTTACAACTGAATACATAAAAGAGATTATAGAAAATCAGAAAAGTTCACAAAATTTTTCAACAAAATTTAACGAAACAGAAGATTCTGAAAATTATCGTTGTCTCTATTTTAATGCATTGCGAAGTGGAAATTCAGATGGAATTATTTCAGATTTTGACAATAAAAATTTAGAGCGAATTTTAAATAAAGTTGGAGAGACACCAATTTTAATATCTGGGGATTTTTGGGGAATTCAGAGTTTTATTTTTGACGGACTCGGGTTTAAAAATGCTACAAAGATCATTCGTTCCCGTTCGGCACTTGTCAAAATTATAAATTTCATAATGTGAAATCTACCTCTCCCAAATTCTTACGAACTATGGAAGAGGCTTCGCTTTTCATAAATACGGATGGTTGGGTTTTAGTTGAAATTATTTAAGCTTGAGAGAGAAAAACTCTCTCAGAAATTTTATTTGTAAGTTTCTCGATAATCTTCGTAAGTTCCACGGAAATCACGAATTTCACCATTTGGAAGAATTTCAATAATTCGGTTTGCAAAAGAATCAAGTAATTCACGGTCATGGCTGACGACAATTGCATTTCCCTCAAAATTGTGAATTGCTTCACCAAGAGCGATTATTGATTCTAGATCGAGGTGGTTGTTTGGTTCGTCAAGAATTAAAAAGTTTCCACTTTCAAGCATCATTTTAGACAACATCATTCGGTGTTTTTCACCTCCAGAAATGCTTTTAACACTTTTTTCTTGCTCTTCACCACTGAAAAGCATTCGACCGAGACAATTTCGCACTTCAGCCAAATCACCTTTTGGATTGAAACCTTTTAACCAGTCATAAAGAGATGAGTCGCCAACAATTCGATCAGTCGTATCTTGTGGAAAATAGCTCGATTGAACAGTCGCACCAAATTTTACAGTTCCACTTTCTGGAGTCAATTCACCAACGATGAGGTTTAAAAGTGTAGATTTTCCAACTCCATTTGTTCCAATTAATGCAATTTTATCGCCGTGTTCAAATTTAAGAGTGGAATTATTGAAAAGTTTTCGTTCGCCATCTGGATAGCCAAAAGTTACATTTTCAAAAATTAAAATATCATTTCCGATTGTTCTGCTTGGTTTAAATACGATACTTGGGTCTCGTCTGCTACTCGGTTTTACATCTTCTAAGTTCAGTTTGTCAAGTTGTTTTTGTCGTGAAGTTGCCTGTTTTGCTTTTGAAGCATTCGCAGAGAATCGTCGGATAAATGACTCAAGTTCCTCTTTCTCTTTCAACTTTTTGTTTCTTTCCATATCCTGCTTTTTAGCAATAACAGTTGAAGCAAGATACCAGTCGTTGTAGTTTCCTGTAAATTCTCGAATTGTTCTGTAATCCAAATCAAGAACATGAGTAACGACTTCATTCAAAAAGTGTCGGTCGTGAGAAATAACAATCATTGTTCCTTCGTGTCGTTGCAATTGATGTTCCAACCAAGAAATCGCTTCTAGGTCGAGGTTGTTTGTTGGCTCATCGAGAAATAGGACTTCTGGTTTTGGAAAAAGCACTTGTGCAAGAAGAACTTTGAATTTATCCGCACTTGAAAGCGAACTCATTGTATTTCTGATTTCACTCTCTGGAATTCCAAGCCCCTCAAGAATTTTTGTAATATTTACTTCATATTCGTAAGTTGGGTCTTCTTCAACACAGATAACTTCCAATTCACCGAGCCGATTATTGACCTCATCGTTTGTAAAATCACCTTCCATATAAAGCTTTTCTTTCTCTTTCACTGCATCATAAAGTCGCTTGTTTCCAAAAAGAACAGCATCTAAAATTGTGAATTCCTCGAAGGCAAATTGATTTTGTCCTAAAACACCAACTCGCATTCCATTTTCGATAGAAATTTCACCTTCAAATTCATCAATCTCGCCTGACAAAATTTTCATAAATGTAGATTTGCCCGCACCATTTGCACCGATAAGTCCGTATCTTTTATTTCTGTCAA from Thiovulum sp. ES includes the following:
- a CDS encoding hypothetical protein (PFAM: Protein of unknown function (DUF507)), with the translated sequence MKIGLKHTNYLANKIVVELNKSGLVSFNKGLENVVEIAHDMIEYNIKNEKALEERTREIIEEKKDQVDDNFIDERELFKMVKRQLAPEYNFLLNYEDRFSDLAHTILGVMMDEESIIFKVEKVRIQSIIFEAMLDYLETRFDIEDTVYEKLSKYKKKIYPGTDEYQIVFDKLYEEELRRSGGMA
- a CDS encoding putative membrane-bound metal-dependent hydrolase (DUF457) (PFAM: Predicted membrane-bound metal-dependent hydrolase (DUF457)): MANFKTHMVVGASASGVSSTLLLSGGTVSGSEAFLLFTLGSLASLLPDLDSKTSVPFKITSSLLSVFLAFFVIFSKPNYSLFEMAILWFGTFYGIRHLATPLFLKMTSHRGIFHSIPMALLFGLVGSIAMKSFFWTGNSIALWSGFFITFGYLVHLTLDEIYSVDLTNHRLKKSFGTALSIWKKDNVLGMIALYSAVIFLSAMINFDPIFQTLGNEHFYMELSEKLFPKGTWFENLFHF
- a CDS encoding ATPase component of ABC transporters with duplicated ATPase domain (PFAM: ABC transporter); translated protein: MLQTINLTKRYGNRILFDHINLKLDRNKRYGLIGANGAGKSTFMKILSGEIDEFEGEISIENGMRVGVLGQNQFAFEEFTILDAVLFGNKRLYDAVKEKEKLYMEGDFTNDEVNNRLGELEVICVEEDPTYEYEVNITKILEGLGIPESEIRNTMSSLSSADKFKVLLAQVLFPKPEVLFLDEPTNNLDLEAISWLEHQLQRHEGTMIVISHDRHFLNEVVTHVLDLDYRTIREFTGNYNDWYLASTVIAKKQDMERNKKLKEKEELESFIRRFSANASKAKQATSRQKQLDKLNLEDVKPSSRRDPSIVFKPSRTIGNDILIFENVTFGYPDGERKLFNNSTLKFEHGDKIALIGTNGVGKSTLLNLIVGELTPESGTVKFGATVQSSYFPQDTTDRIVGDSSLYDWLKGFNPKGDLAEVRNCLGRMLFSGEEQEKSVKSISGGEKHRMMLSKMMLESGNFLILDEPNNHLDLESIIALGEAIHNFEGNAIVVSHDRELLDSFANRIIEILPNGEIRDFRGTYEDYRETYK